A single window of Gossypium hirsutum isolate 1008001.06 chromosome A10, Gossypium_hirsutum_v2.1, whole genome shotgun sequence DNA harbors:
- the LOC107896937 gene encoding serine/threonine-protein kinase-like protein ACR4 → MGLISLLIRDSSVWVSLGALLNLWWVVSGLGSMSSIAISYGENGPVFCGLKPDGSHLVTCYGSNAAVIYGTPSHFPFVGLTAGDGFVCGLLMDSNQPYCWGSSGYIEMGVPQPMIKGAEYVEISAGDYHLCGLRKPLTGKHRNYALVDCWGYNMTKNYMFDGQIESLSAGSEFNCGLFSQNMTVLCWGDETSSRVISLIPREMRFQKVAAGGYHVCGISEGLNSRVFCWGRSLNLEEELSVPVAYSRQGNVDLPPKDPMLRVVGGKFHACGIKSYDHQVVCWGFILKPSTPAPKGVKVYVIAAGNYFTCGVIAEKSFLPVCWGVGFPTSLPTAVSPGLCKDTPCAPGSYEVSPENAPCKSPNLHICMPCSIGCPAEMYQKSGCTLKSDRVCDYNCSSCNSVECISNCSSNSEATNGSKNERFWSLQLPIIVAEIAFAVLLLIIVSLTAVLYVRYRLQYCRCKAKESKSKKANEIASYRKENVKVRPDLDELKIRRAQMFNYEELERATGGFKEESVVGKGSFSCVYKGVLKNGTVVAVKKAIMSSDKQKNSKEFHTELDLLSRLNHAHLLNLLGYCEEGGERLLVYEFMAHGSLHQHLHGKNKALKEQLDWVRRVTIAVQAARGIEYLHGYACPPVIHRDIKSSNILIDEEHNARVADFGLSLLGPADSSCPLAELPAGTLGYLDPEYYRLHYLTTKSDVYSFGVLLLEILSGRKAIDMQYEEGNIVEWAVPLIKSGDISAVLDPVLKPPADIEALKRIANVASKCVRMRGKERPSMDKVTTALERALAQLMGSPCSEQPILPTEVILGSNRMHKKSSQRSSNRSVSETEVAEEVEDQRFEFRAPSWITFPSVTSSQRRKSSVSEADVEGKNIEGRNMGNVGYGGDGLRSLEEEIGPASPQQSLFLQHNF, encoded by the coding sequence ATGGGGCTTATCAGCTTACTGATTAGAGATTCCTCTGTCTGGGTCTCACTTGGGGCTTTGTTAAATTTGTGGTGGGTAGTTTCAGGTTTAGGCTCAATGTCCAGCATTGCCATTTCTTATGGTGAGAATGGACCTGTATTTTGTGGTTTAAAACCTGATGGCTCACATCTTGTGACCTGCTATGGGTCAAATGCTGCAGTCATCTACGGGACCCCTTCTCATTTCCCATTTGTGGGTCTAACTGCTGGTGATGGCTTTGTTTGTGGGCTGTTGATGGATTCCAATCAACCTTATTGTTGGGGAAGCAGTGGCTATATCGAAATGGGAGTTCCTCAACCGATGATCAAGGGAGCTGAGTACGTAGAAATCAGTGCAGGCGATTACCATTTATGTGGTTTGAGAAAGCCTTTAACTGGAAAGCATAGAAATTATGCTTTGGTTGATTGTTGGGGTTATAATATGACCAAGAACTATATGTTTGATGGGCAGATTGAATCACTCTCAGCAGGCTCAGAGTTTAACTGCGGATTGTTTTCTCAGAACATGACTGTTTTGTGTTGGGGTGATGAGACTAGTAGCCGTGTCATTAGCTTAATTCCTAGAGAAATGAGGTTTCAAAAGGTTGCAGCTGGTGGTTATCATGTTTGTGGGATTTCGGAAGGGCTGAATTCTAGAGTCTTTTGCTGGGGAAGGAGCTTGAACCTCGAAGAAGAACTATCCGTGCCGGTTGCATATTCTCGTCAAGGAAATGTTGATTTGCCACCAAAAGATCCGATGCTTAGAGTTGTTGGAGGAAAGTTCCATGCTTGTGGAATCAAGAGCTATGACCACCAAGTGGTTTGCTGGGGTTTCATTCTCAAACCAAGTACCCCAGCTCCCAAAGGTGTTAAAGTCTATGTGATTGCAGCTGGAAATTACTTCACTTGTGGTGTTATAGCCGAAAAATCCTTTCTCCCGGTTTGTTGGGGCGTTGGGTTCCCGACCTCACTCCCTACCGCTGTCTCACCTGGACTTTGCAAAGACACTCCTTGTGCACCGGGTTCCTACGAAGTTAGTCCAGAGAATGCACCTTGCAAGTCTCCTAACTTACATATTTGTATGCCCTGCAGCATTGGTTGCCCCGCTGAAATGTACCAAAAATCGGGATGTACTTTGAAGTCAGATCGAGTTTGTGATTACAATTGTTCTAGTTGTAACTCAGTGGAATGCATCTCAAACTGTTCTTCGAATTCTGAAGCTACTAATGGAAGTAAGAATGAAAGGTTTTGGTCACTGCAATTGCCGATCATCGTCGCGGAGATTGCTTTTGCTGTGTTACTGCTGATCATCGTGTCCTTAACTGCAGTTTTATATGTCCGATACAGGTTGCAGTACTGTCGCTGCAAAGCAAAAGAGTCGAAGTCCAAGAAAGCTAATGAGATTGCTTCTTACCGAAAAGAAAACGTAAAAGTGCGTCCTGACTTAGACGAGCTTAAGATCAGGAGAGCTCAGATGTTCAATTATGAAGAACTTGAGAGGGCCACTGGTGGATTCAAAGAAGAATCTGTTGTTGGAAAAGGAAGTTTCTCATGTGTTTATAAAGGGGTATTGAAAAATGGGACCGTTGTTGCAGTTAAAAAGGCCATAATGTCTTCGGATAAACAGAAGAATTCAAAAGAGTTCCACACAGAGTTGGATCTATTGTCAAGATTGAACCATGCCCATCTTTTGAATCTGCTTGGATATTGTGAAGAAGGCGGAGAACGGCTTCTTGTTTATGAGTTTATGGCTCATGGATCTTTGCATCAGCATCTTCATGGAAAGAACAAAGCCTTGAAAGAGCAATTAGATTGGGTCCGAAGGGTCACCATTGCCGTCCAAGCTGCTCGGGGAATTGAATACTTGCATGGTTACGCTTGCCCGCCAGTGATTCATAGGGACATCAAATCCTCAAACATTCTCATAGATGAAGAACACAATGCTCGAGTGGCTGACTTCGGTCTCTCTTTACTAGGACCTGCAGATAGTAGCTGTCCATTAGCCGAGCTACCTGCTGGAACACTCGGTTATCTTGATCCAGAATACTACAGGCTTCACTACCTCACAACAAAATCCGATGTCTACAGCTTCGGCGTATTACTATTGGAAATTTTAAGCGGACGAAAAGCCATTGATATGCAATACGAAGAAGGGAATATAGTGGAGTGGGCAGTTCCATTGATTAAATCAGGAGACATATCTGCAGTCCTAGACCCAGTTTTGAAACCTCCAGCAGACATCGAAGCTTTGAAAAGGATTGCAAATGTGGCTTCCAAATGTGTGAGAATGAGAGGAAAAGAGAGACCATCAATGGATAAAGTGACCACCGCCTTAGAGCGAGCTCTAGCACAGTTGATGGGCAGTCCATGTAGCGAACAACCAATTTTGCCAACGGAGGTGATCTTGGGAAGTAACAGAATGCACAAGAAGTCCTCTCAAAGGTCTTCGAATCGGTCGGTCTCGGAAACTGAAGTTGCGGAAGAAGTTGAGGATCAAAGGTTTGAGTTTAGAGCTCCTTCGTGGATTACATTCCCGAGTGTAACTTCATCTCAAAGGCGGAAATCATCGGTATCGGAAGCGGATGTGGAGGGAAAGAACATAGAAGGAAGAAACATGGGCAATGTAGGGTACGGTGGGGATGGTTTGAGAAGCTTGGAAGAAGAGATAGGCCCTGCATCTCCTCAACAAAGCTTGTTCTTACAACACAATTTCTAA
- the LOC107896935 gene encoding uncharacterized protein isoform X4 — protein sequence MANKRDKGFYHSLSRKELQSLCKKYGLPANRSSSDMGKSVASYLETQRLGSMTTTERSDEIQESGIPLALKPPFRNADKDFYGLISCPADSFNGGNYPQSVKCNAFGCCAGDKFYHKDGYGVGSTFFQQTPQPQFVTQYNDNGSRNNEFPTTFFNRNCLTLTRDGRMNDMPQTEHKDTNVGACSNEAAFCSSINTPTLSPSFQFHVSSEEGINLYVDLNSNPSEWVEKLKGEVSICQEMSHSKSQSFHKELGCFGESSKPVKDSFQLNVDAEKIKDSNIHSGLPPSLIIKENDALQLDHLDGDDDGPLDSTVMTSRAEAVEVSQLLEGHQGLSSFKALPDFQDEVNYSGVSSAKDGCLITLDSNINSPQEMLASDGLLNISDGPLNLLTVKHQNSNLENEICDNSALHKGSNLVSSGEIGPGCLSDGSLQMPMPMPKDVVHQKNKLHPPRGNGQFVNLVDPKHNIYADPGGLVGSTGLDQETYRNQLPILVEEQDRSKIINWGESLECSHNELFENCGMLDNVDSNGLGKKGAYVSGDQNNCSMLDSKVLRSAKHLSRKVLPRRSMRLVSKVTSIFAEQFLSDNNKMFHQKSGQ from the exons ACCCAGAGATTGGGTTCAATGACTACAACGGAAAGATCAGATGAAATTCAAGAGTCTGGAATTCCGTTGGCCCTGAAACCCCCTTTCAGGAATGCTGATAAAG ATTTTTACGGACTCATCTCTTGTCCAGCAGACAGTTTTAATGGAGGCAATTATCCTCAATCTGTTAAATGTAATGCATTCGGTTGTTGTGCAGGGGATAAGTTTTATCATAAG GATGGCTATGGTGTTGGTTCTACTTTTTTCCAGCAAACACCACAGCCTCAGTTTGTTACTCAGTATAATGACAATGGTTCTAGGAATAACGAGTTCCCAACAACATTCTTCAACAGAAATTGTTTGACTCTCACGAGGGATGGAAGGATGAATGATATGCCTCAAACTGAACACAAAGACACAAATGTTGGTGCATGTTCTAATGAGGCTGCGTTCTGTTCCTCCATAAATACTCCTACTCTTTCTCCTTCTTTTCAGTTTCATGTCAGTTCAGAAGAGGGGATTAACCTTTATGTTGATTTAAATTCAAACCCATCTGAATGGGTTGAGAAATTGAAGGGTGAGGTTTCCATATGCCAGGAAATGTCCCATAGCAAGTCTCAGAGTTTTCATAAGGAGCTTGGGTGCTTTGGGGAAAGTAGTAAACCAGTGAAAGATTCTTTTCAGTTGAATGTAGATGCTGAGAAAATAAAGGATAGCAATATACACTCTGGATTACCCCCAAGTTTGATCATAAAAGAAAATGATGCATTGCAGCTTGATCATCTTGATGGGGATGATGATGGGCCTTTGGATTCCACTGTAATGACATCACGTGCTGAAGCCGTAGAAGTATCACAGCTTTTAGAAGGACATCAAGGATTGTCCTCATTTAAAGCTCTTCCTGATTTTCAAGATGAAGTAAATTATTCTGGTGTATCCTCTGCCAAAGATGGGTGTTTGATAACTCTTGATTCAAATATTAATTCTCCTCAGGAGATGTTAGCTAGTGATGGCCTGTTAAATATATCAGATGGTCCACTAAATCTTCTCACAGTGAAGCATCAGAATTCTAATCTTGAAAACGAAATATGTGATAATTCTGCCTTGCATAAAGGTTCTAATCTTGTGAGTTCTGGGGAAATTGGGCCTGGATGCCTGTCGGATGGTTCATTGCAGATGCCAATGCCAATGCCGAAAGATGTTGTTCACCAGAAAAACAAATTACATCCACCTCGTGGAAATGGTCAatttgtgaatttagttgatccaAAGCATAATATTTATGCAGATCCAGGCGGACTAGTAGGCTCTACTGGGCTTGATCAAGAGACATATAGGAATCAGTTGCCCATATTAGTTGAAGAACAG GATAGGAGCAAAATTATTAATTGGGGAGAGAGTTTGGA ATGCTCACACAATGAGTTATTTGAAAATTGTGGAATGCTTGATAATGTTGATTCTAATGGACTCGGGAAAAAGGGAGCATATGTAAGTGGTGATCAAAATAATTGTAGCATGCTTGATTCCAAGGTTTTAAGAAGCGCAAAGCATCTTAGTAGGAAGGTTCTTCCTCGAAGATCCATGCGGCTGGTTTCCAAG GTCACTTCAATCTTTGCAGAACAGTTTCTCTCAGACAATAATAAG ATGTTTCATCAGAAAAGTGGACAATGA
- the LOC107896935 gene encoding uncharacterized protein isoform X3, which translates to MANKRDKGFYHSLSRKELQSLCKKYGLPANRSSSDMGKSVASYLETQRLGSMTTTERSDEIQESGIPLALKPPFRNADKDFYGLISCPADSFNGGNYPQSVKCNAFGCCAGDKFYHKDGYGVGSTFFQQTPQPQFVTQYNDNGSRNNEFPTTFFNRNCLTLTRDGRMNDMPQTEHKDTNVGACSNEAAFCSSINTPTLSPSFQFHVSSEEGINLYVDLNSNPSEWVEKLKGEVSICQEMSHSKSQSFHKELGCFGESSKPVKDSFQLNVDAEKIKDSNIHSGLPPSLIIKENDALQLDHLDGDDDGPLDSTVMTSRAEAVEVSQLLEGHQGLSSFKALPDFQDEVNYSGVSSAKDGCLITLDSNINSPQEMLASDGLLNISDGPLNLLTVKHQNSNLENEICDNSALHKGSNLVSSGEIGPGCLSDGSLQMPMPMPKDVVHQKNKLHPPRGNGQFVNLVDPKHNIYADPGGLVGSTGLDQETYRNQLPILVEEQDRSKIINWGESLECSHNELFENCGMLDNVDSNGLGKKGAYVSGDQNNCSMLDSKVLRSAKHLSRKVLPRRSMRLVSKVTSIFAEQFLSDNNKVICTIKISDLLNIFGVS; encoded by the exons ACCCAGAGATTGGGTTCAATGACTACAACGGAAAGATCAGATGAAATTCAAGAGTCTGGAATTCCGTTGGCCCTGAAACCCCCTTTCAGGAATGCTGATAAAG ATTTTTACGGACTCATCTCTTGTCCAGCAGACAGTTTTAATGGAGGCAATTATCCTCAATCTGTTAAATGTAATGCATTCGGTTGTTGTGCAGGGGATAAGTTTTATCATAAG GATGGCTATGGTGTTGGTTCTACTTTTTTCCAGCAAACACCACAGCCTCAGTTTGTTACTCAGTATAATGACAATGGTTCTAGGAATAACGAGTTCCCAACAACATTCTTCAACAGAAATTGTTTGACTCTCACGAGGGATGGAAGGATGAATGATATGCCTCAAACTGAACACAAAGACACAAATGTTGGTGCATGTTCTAATGAGGCTGCGTTCTGTTCCTCCATAAATACTCCTACTCTTTCTCCTTCTTTTCAGTTTCATGTCAGTTCAGAAGAGGGGATTAACCTTTATGTTGATTTAAATTCAAACCCATCTGAATGGGTTGAGAAATTGAAGGGTGAGGTTTCCATATGCCAGGAAATGTCCCATAGCAAGTCTCAGAGTTTTCATAAGGAGCTTGGGTGCTTTGGGGAAAGTAGTAAACCAGTGAAAGATTCTTTTCAGTTGAATGTAGATGCTGAGAAAATAAAGGATAGCAATATACACTCTGGATTACCCCCAAGTTTGATCATAAAAGAAAATGATGCATTGCAGCTTGATCATCTTGATGGGGATGATGATGGGCCTTTGGATTCCACTGTAATGACATCACGTGCTGAAGCCGTAGAAGTATCACAGCTTTTAGAAGGACATCAAGGATTGTCCTCATTTAAAGCTCTTCCTGATTTTCAAGATGAAGTAAATTATTCTGGTGTATCCTCTGCCAAAGATGGGTGTTTGATAACTCTTGATTCAAATATTAATTCTCCTCAGGAGATGTTAGCTAGTGATGGCCTGTTAAATATATCAGATGGTCCACTAAATCTTCTCACAGTGAAGCATCAGAATTCTAATCTTGAAAACGAAATATGTGATAATTCTGCCTTGCATAAAGGTTCTAATCTTGTGAGTTCTGGGGAAATTGGGCCTGGATGCCTGTCGGATGGTTCATTGCAGATGCCAATGCCAATGCCGAAAGATGTTGTTCACCAGAAAAACAAATTACATCCACCTCGTGGAAATGGTCAatttgtgaatttagttgatccaAAGCATAATATTTATGCAGATCCAGGCGGACTAGTAGGCTCTACTGGGCTTGATCAAGAGACATATAGGAATCAGTTGCCCATATTAGTTGAAGAACAG GATAGGAGCAAAATTATTAATTGGGGAGAGAGTTTGGA ATGCTCACACAATGAGTTATTTGAAAATTGTGGAATGCTTGATAATGTTGATTCTAATGGACTCGGGAAAAAGGGAGCATATGTAAGTGGTGATCAAAATAATTGTAGCATGCTTGATTCCAAGGTTTTAAGAAGCGCAAAGCATCTTAGTAGGAAGGTTCTTCCTCGAAGATCCATGCGGCTGGTTTCCAAG GTCACTTCAATCTTTGCAGAACAGTTTCTCTCAGACAATAATAAG GTAATTTGCACAatcaaaatttcagatttgttgaatatttttggtGTGAGTTGA
- the LOC107896935 gene encoding uncharacterized protein isoform X1 — MANKRDKGFYHSLSRKELQSLCKKYGLPANRSSSDMGKSVASYLETQRLGSMTTTERSDEIQESGIPLALKPPFRNADKDFYGLISCPADSFNGGNYPQSVKCNAFGCCAGDKFYHKDGYGVGSTFFQQTPQPQFVTQYNDNGSRNNEFPTTFFNRNCLTLTRDGRMNDMPQTEHKDTNVGACSNEAAFCSSINTPTLSPSFQFHVSSEEGINLYVDLNSNPSEWVEKLKGEVSICQEMSHSKSQSFHKELGCFGESSKPVKDSFQLNVDAEKIKDSNIHSGLPPSLIIKENDALQLDHLDGDDDGPLDSTVMTSRAEAVEVSQLLEGHQGLSSFKALPDFQDEVNYSGVSSAKDGCLITLDSNINSPQEMLASDGLLNISDGPLNLLTVKHQNSNLENEICDNSALHKGSNLVSSGEIGPGCLSDGSLQMPMPMPKDVVHQKNKLHPPRGNGQFVNLVDPKHNIYADPGGLVGSTGLDQETYRNQLPILVEEQDRSKIINWGESLECSHNELFENCGMLDNVDSNGLGKKGAYVSGDQNNCSMLDSKVLRSAKHLSRKVLPRRSMRLVSKVTSIFAEQFLSDNNKVSKLSFQIVWCLQFFFSFCKFQSRSLVFEN, encoded by the exons ACCCAGAGATTGGGTTCAATGACTACAACGGAAAGATCAGATGAAATTCAAGAGTCTGGAATTCCGTTGGCCCTGAAACCCCCTTTCAGGAATGCTGATAAAG ATTTTTACGGACTCATCTCTTGTCCAGCAGACAGTTTTAATGGAGGCAATTATCCTCAATCTGTTAAATGTAATGCATTCGGTTGTTGTGCAGGGGATAAGTTTTATCATAAG GATGGCTATGGTGTTGGTTCTACTTTTTTCCAGCAAACACCACAGCCTCAGTTTGTTACTCAGTATAATGACAATGGTTCTAGGAATAACGAGTTCCCAACAACATTCTTCAACAGAAATTGTTTGACTCTCACGAGGGATGGAAGGATGAATGATATGCCTCAAACTGAACACAAAGACACAAATGTTGGTGCATGTTCTAATGAGGCTGCGTTCTGTTCCTCCATAAATACTCCTACTCTTTCTCCTTCTTTTCAGTTTCATGTCAGTTCAGAAGAGGGGATTAACCTTTATGTTGATTTAAATTCAAACCCATCTGAATGGGTTGAGAAATTGAAGGGTGAGGTTTCCATATGCCAGGAAATGTCCCATAGCAAGTCTCAGAGTTTTCATAAGGAGCTTGGGTGCTTTGGGGAAAGTAGTAAACCAGTGAAAGATTCTTTTCAGTTGAATGTAGATGCTGAGAAAATAAAGGATAGCAATATACACTCTGGATTACCCCCAAGTTTGATCATAAAAGAAAATGATGCATTGCAGCTTGATCATCTTGATGGGGATGATGATGGGCCTTTGGATTCCACTGTAATGACATCACGTGCTGAAGCCGTAGAAGTATCACAGCTTTTAGAAGGACATCAAGGATTGTCCTCATTTAAAGCTCTTCCTGATTTTCAAGATGAAGTAAATTATTCTGGTGTATCCTCTGCCAAAGATGGGTGTTTGATAACTCTTGATTCAAATATTAATTCTCCTCAGGAGATGTTAGCTAGTGATGGCCTGTTAAATATATCAGATGGTCCACTAAATCTTCTCACAGTGAAGCATCAGAATTCTAATCTTGAAAACGAAATATGTGATAATTCTGCCTTGCATAAAGGTTCTAATCTTGTGAGTTCTGGGGAAATTGGGCCTGGATGCCTGTCGGATGGTTCATTGCAGATGCCAATGCCAATGCCGAAAGATGTTGTTCACCAGAAAAACAAATTACATCCACCTCGTGGAAATGGTCAatttgtgaatttagttgatccaAAGCATAATATTTATGCAGATCCAGGCGGACTAGTAGGCTCTACTGGGCTTGATCAAGAGACATATAGGAATCAGTTGCCCATATTAGTTGAAGAACAG GATAGGAGCAAAATTATTAATTGGGGAGAGAGTTTGGA ATGCTCACACAATGAGTTATTTGAAAATTGTGGAATGCTTGATAATGTTGATTCTAATGGACTCGGGAAAAAGGGAGCATATGTAAGTGGTGATCAAAATAATTGTAGCATGCTTGATTCCAAGGTTTTAAGAAGCGCAAAGCATCTTAGTAGGAAGGTTCTTCCTCGAAGATCCATGCGGCTGGTTTCCAAG GTCACTTCAATCTTTGCAGAACAGTTTCTCTCAGACAATAATAAGGTGAGCAAGCTATCATTTCAAATTGTTTGGTGCCTTcagtttttcttctctttctgCAAATTTCAAAGCAGATCGTTAGTTTTTGAAAATTGA
- the LOC107896935 gene encoding uncharacterized protein isoform X2, translated as MANKRDKGFYHSLSRKELQSLCKKYGLPANRSSSDMGKSVASYLETQRLGSMTTTERSDEIQESGIPLALKPPFRNADKDSFNGGNYPQSVKCNAFGCCAGDKFYHKDGYGVGSTFFQQTPQPQFVTQYNDNGSRNNEFPTTFFNRNCLTLTRDGRMNDMPQTEHKDTNVGACSNEAAFCSSINTPTLSPSFQFHVSSEEGINLYVDLNSNPSEWVEKLKGEVSICQEMSHSKSQSFHKELGCFGESSKPVKDSFQLNVDAEKIKDSNIHSGLPPSLIIKENDALQLDHLDGDDDGPLDSTVMTSRAEAVEVSQLLEGHQGLSSFKALPDFQDEVNYSGVSSAKDGCLITLDSNINSPQEMLASDGLLNISDGPLNLLTVKHQNSNLENEICDNSALHKGSNLVSSGEIGPGCLSDGSLQMPMPMPKDVVHQKNKLHPPRGNGQFVNLVDPKHNIYADPGGLVGSTGLDQETYRNQLPILVEEQDRSKIINWGESLECSHNELFENCGMLDNVDSNGLGKKGAYVSGDQNNCSMLDSKVLRSAKHLSRKVLPRRSMRLVSKVTSIFAEQFLSDNNKVSKLSFQIVWCLQFFFSFCKFQSRSLVFEN; from the exons ACCCAGAGATTGGGTTCAATGACTACAACGGAAAGATCAGATGAAATTCAAGAGTCTGGAATTCCGTTGGCCCTGAAACCCCCTTTCAGGAATGCTGATAAAG ACAGTTTTAATGGAGGCAATTATCCTCAATCTGTTAAATGTAATGCATTCGGTTGTTGTGCAGGGGATAAGTTTTATCATAAG GATGGCTATGGTGTTGGTTCTACTTTTTTCCAGCAAACACCACAGCCTCAGTTTGTTACTCAGTATAATGACAATGGTTCTAGGAATAACGAGTTCCCAACAACATTCTTCAACAGAAATTGTTTGACTCTCACGAGGGATGGAAGGATGAATGATATGCCTCAAACTGAACACAAAGACACAAATGTTGGTGCATGTTCTAATGAGGCTGCGTTCTGTTCCTCCATAAATACTCCTACTCTTTCTCCTTCTTTTCAGTTTCATGTCAGTTCAGAAGAGGGGATTAACCTTTATGTTGATTTAAATTCAAACCCATCTGAATGGGTTGAGAAATTGAAGGGTGAGGTTTCCATATGCCAGGAAATGTCCCATAGCAAGTCTCAGAGTTTTCATAAGGAGCTTGGGTGCTTTGGGGAAAGTAGTAAACCAGTGAAAGATTCTTTTCAGTTGAATGTAGATGCTGAGAAAATAAAGGATAGCAATATACACTCTGGATTACCCCCAAGTTTGATCATAAAAGAAAATGATGCATTGCAGCTTGATCATCTTGATGGGGATGATGATGGGCCTTTGGATTCCACTGTAATGACATCACGTGCTGAAGCCGTAGAAGTATCACAGCTTTTAGAAGGACATCAAGGATTGTCCTCATTTAAAGCTCTTCCTGATTTTCAAGATGAAGTAAATTATTCTGGTGTATCCTCTGCCAAAGATGGGTGTTTGATAACTCTTGATTCAAATATTAATTCTCCTCAGGAGATGTTAGCTAGTGATGGCCTGTTAAATATATCAGATGGTCCACTAAATCTTCTCACAGTGAAGCATCAGAATTCTAATCTTGAAAACGAAATATGTGATAATTCTGCCTTGCATAAAGGTTCTAATCTTGTGAGTTCTGGGGAAATTGGGCCTGGATGCCTGTCGGATGGTTCATTGCAGATGCCAATGCCAATGCCGAAAGATGTTGTTCACCAGAAAAACAAATTACATCCACCTCGTGGAAATGGTCAatttgtgaatttagttgatccaAAGCATAATATTTATGCAGATCCAGGCGGACTAGTAGGCTCTACTGGGCTTGATCAAGAGACATATAGGAATCAGTTGCCCATATTAGTTGAAGAACAG GATAGGAGCAAAATTATTAATTGGGGAGAGAGTTTGGA ATGCTCACACAATGAGTTATTTGAAAATTGTGGAATGCTTGATAATGTTGATTCTAATGGACTCGGGAAAAAGGGAGCATATGTAAGTGGTGATCAAAATAATTGTAGCATGCTTGATTCCAAGGTTTTAAGAAGCGCAAAGCATCTTAGTAGGAAGGTTCTTCCTCGAAGATCCATGCGGCTGGTTTCCAAG GTCACTTCAATCTTTGCAGAACAGTTTCTCTCAGACAATAATAAGGTGAGCAAGCTATCATTTCAAATTGTTTGGTGCCTTcagtttttcttctctttctgCAAATTTCAAAGCAGATCGTTAGTTTTTGAAAATTGA